The Lycium barbarum isolate Lr01 chromosome 10, ASM1917538v2, whole genome shotgun sequence genome includes a region encoding these proteins:
- the LOC132613500 gene encoding DELLA protein GAI-like, which produces MKRDRDREKTQIHGKAKIWEEEEEEQDAGMDELLAVLGYKVKSSDMAEVANKLEQLEMAMGTNMEDGITHLSTDTVHKNPSDLSGWVQSMLSELSHTSISTNFEENNLSLSNGSTSATRIISDDDLRAIPGGAVFNTNIHKLNEPDLISSESTSNSATNKRLRSSFSSSSSITDSSTRPVVLVDSQETGVRLVHTLMACAEAVQQEDFNVADALVRHIGILAVSQSGAMRKVATYFAEALARRIYKIYPQDYSIESSYTDVLQMHFYETCPYLKFAHFTANQAILEAFTNCNKVHVVDFSLKQGMQWPALIQALALRPGGPPAFRLTGIGPPQPNNTDALQQVGWKLAQLAETIGVEFEFRGFVANSLADLDVSILDIRETEAVAVNSVFELHRLLSKPGMIEKVLNLVKKMNPKIVTIVEQEANHNASVFLDRFNEALHYYSTMFDSLESSVPQPVNNQDLVMSEVYLGRQICNVLACEGSDRVERHETLSQWRVRMNSSGFDPVHLGSNAFKQASMLSALYAGGYRVEENDGCLMLGWHSRPLIATSAWQLTAARDES; this is translated from the coding sequence atgaagagaGATCGTGATAGAGAAAAAACCCAAATCCATGGTAAAGCTAAGATctgggaagaagaagaagaagaacaagatgCTGGTATGGATGAACTTTTAGCTGTTTTAGGCTATAAAGTTAAATCCTCAGATATGGCTGAAGTTGCAAACAAACTTGAACAGCTTGAAATGGCTATGGGTACAAATATGGAAGATGGTATAACTCATCTTTCAACTGATACAGTTCATAAAAACCCTTCAGATCTTTCTGGTTGGGTACAAAGCATGTTGTCCGAGCTTAGTCACACTTCGATTTCAACTAATTTCGAGGAGAATAACTTAAGTTTGTCAAATGGATCTACTTCTGCAACAAGAATCATATCTGATGATGATTTAAGAGCAATTCCAGGTGGTGCTGttttcaacaccaacattcacAAACTCAACGAACCAGATTTAATATCATCAGAGAGTACTAGTAATAGTGCTACTAATAAACGGTTGAGATCGAGTTTCTCTTCTTCGAGTTCAATCACAGATTCATCAACAAGGCCTGTTGTACTTGTTGATTCACAAGAAACTGGTGTTAGACTTGTACATACTTTAATGGCATGTGCTGAAGCTGTGCAACAAGAGGATTTTAATGTAGCTGATGCCCTCGTTCGACATATCGGAATACTTGCGGTTTCCCAGTCCGGTgctatgagaaaagttgcaacttatttTGCAGAAGCATTAGCTCGAAGGATTTACAAAATCTACCCACAAGATTATTCAATTGAATCATCTTACACAGATGTCTTGCAGATGCACTTTTATGAAACGTGTCCATATCTCAAATTCGCTCATTTTACAGCAAATCAAGCGATTCTTGAAGCTTTTACAAATTGCAATAAAGTTCATGTTGTTGATTTCAGTTTAAAACAAGGTATGCAATGGCCTGCACTAATTCAAGCTTTAGCTTTACGGCCCGGTGGTCCACCAGCATTCCGGTTAACCGGAATTGGCCCACCACAGCCTAATAACACCGACGCGTTACAACAAGTTGGTTGGAAATTAGCTCAATTAGCTGAAACAATCGGGGTCGAATTTGAATTTCGTGGATTTGTAGCCAACTCATTAGCAGATCTAGATGTTTCTATTCTCGATATTCGGGAAACTGAGGCTGTGGCTGTAAACTCCGTGTTCGAGCTGCATAGGTTGTTGTCCAAACCTGGGATGATTGAGAAAGTATTGAATCTTGTCAAGAAAATGAACCCCAAGATCGTCACGATCGTCGAGCAGGAAGCAAACCACAACGCGAGCGTGTTCCTGGACAGGTTTAACGAGGCTTTGCATTATTACTCAACCATGTTCGACTCGTTGGAGAGTTCGGTACCTCAGCCTGTTAACAATCAAGATTTGGTCATGTCCGAGGTGTATTTAGGGAGACAAATATGTAATGTTTTGGCATGTGAAGGTTCAGACCGAGTCGAACGACACGAGACACTGAGTCAATGGCGAGTTCGTATGAACTCGTCAGGGTTCGACCCGGTACATCTCGGGTCGAACGCTTTTAAACAAGCGAGTATGCTTTCAGCGTTATACGCTGGCGGTTATCGAGTGGAAGAAAATGACGGCTGTTTGATGCTCGGGTGGCATTCGCGCCCGTTAATTGCCACGTCAGCGTGGCAACTCACGGCGGCGCGTGACGAGTCATAG